AGCTGCTGGTGGCATGTAAGCGTGACTTTAATAGGTGGTTACGGCCGAGGGTATTTCGCCGCCAAACCCAGCCACGTAATATGAGTCTTAAAATAGCGTTAAATTGATTTGCGTTGACTGCGTCGTCGGTTCTCCGCCTAGGCCCACATGGTGATTGGCCGCATGACCTTGATGGCAATGTTGTCGTTGGAATTCCGCGGCTGGTAGATGACGGCGTCGAACACCGTGACGTAGCGCACCACATAGAAGAAGATGACGATTAGCGCGTTGAACACGGTGCCCATGATGTTGAATAGCATGAGGAACTTGTAGAGGTCGCTGGGATTCACGGTGTCGAATAGTGGCTCATAGGCTTCAGGCAGCCTTCCGAGGCAACCAACAAGTTGCGGAGAGTTCCAGTCAACCTTTGCTGCGCTCATGAcagttgctgctgcacgcagTTTTACCTTCGTTGGTGAATACTTTGGCCAGCGCATTGCACACTGCGATGTCCTCTATGGTGCACCCCTTGTCTTCATCGGAGAGCGCGAGGAATATGATCCGCTTTTTGATGAGGTATTGCGGGTTGTTGCATTCCCTGATCTCTTTCCTGGTCGTGATGGTGAAGTTGAGCTTGCACGCTGCATAGCATTGAGGAACAAGTTAAACGTTACTCAACGCCCATGGCAGACACCCCCGCATGCCTCAGGCGCTCAACCATCGTAATATGGAATCAGCAATGGCGGTATATGTCAACACATTAACCGCAGAAATTGCAAAGTGATGGTACGGACGTGGTCCACTATACCATGCGGGTGACGAGGGCCACATGCGTTACCGGGGTATATCGCTTGCCGACGAACGCCGGAGTCATTATATAGATCATAGTAAATACAATGCACATTAGCCGCTGGTGCGGACTCACCTGCTCGCTGCTGGTGGATTATCCGGCAATTCTTGACCGCGTTAACGGCGGACTCGTTGAACCGATTGAAGCACCACTGCCGGCTGTTGGCCAAGGTCCAGACCAAGCATGCGAATTGTAACGAGACCAGTGCGAACATCAGCATTCCGGCCATCGAGGGAAGCCACTTGATTGTGAACCCCAATATGTTTATGAGCCTCTTGGAGTAGGTGCAATCCGCGAgcgagtaattcgagaacAGATTGCAGAGCCTTCCCAGAAGGATTGtgaccagcagcagcgcaccTGCATGTTATATGTACTTACGGATATTATGAATACGACGGTTGTGCACTTTCGCAATCACTGTTTTGTTTGAGGTGACCtcccagcctcacgctcGGCAACTGAGGCGCCCAAAGCTGCACTTTTGACGGCGACACCTACCTATCAAAATCATTTGTATCATATAACACAGAATGATGTATCTGGAGCTCCTGGCGGAGCAACTGTAGTTCACGAAGAAGTTATAGTTCCTGAGGAGGTGGTGCAATGCGAATGTCAATACCAGCGCTGCGCAAGGTGGCTATTGCAGTGATGGTGCGCCTACCAACGACAAGGATCCAGCTGACACAGTTGTAGAAAAGGCTTGCCCGCCACAGGTATCTGCGGCGTTGCCACTTCATCCGGAAGCCGGTGAATACGTGAATGCAGCGTCGCCATGGCCCAACCATTGTGAAGCACCGAACGGCCCTAGACGCACATTCAGCTACAATATAGAGACTAAGTGCTCCCAGGCACGGTGCTCAGATGGTCGCCTTATACAGGCGGCCAGTTTGGTGAATTTTTGCACAATGTGCAACTATGTTATATGGGTTTAGGGTCGCATCCGTTCCGTCCATAACATGCTACGTGGTGTAAACATCAACGGCCTAGCAATAGAAACATCTCAATGTGCCCTTCTGGCGACGCCACTGATGCAGGAGGAACAGGCTCGTGGCACGTGTACTCTCAGACACCAATACTGGCTCTTAGTGCGCCGCAAAGTAACAATATGCGCTCAGAGTGCTCACAATACGCGACAATACCCCAAATATAGATACCAGGACAAATATTTGCGCAGGCACGATGCGTCCGAATTGCTCAACGTCATTTGACTTCATGGTTGCCACATTGCGCATAAAAATTGCTCATCATGTTGACATCAATAAATGATTGTTAACCTCATAATTGGCATACTCATAATGGAAAAAAAATAAAGCTTAAACGCCGAGCCGGTCCACCCTGCAGACGCCTTTAAGATATAAACGGTGAGCACAAAAATCGCCGTGTCACATTGCCACATCTATTTTCCATATCGTAGCACTTGCTGTTTCACGAGATAGACACTACGTGGCTCCATCTCATGGTCGCCGGCCAGCGTGTGTGGCGGCAGAGCATCGAACGGTGACGCTTGCGGCTGCGGGGCATAACCTGCGCCATACGCGCCGGTCAAAGATTAAATTTTGTTTGTAATATGCCCGTATTTGTTTCGTTAGTTAGATCACGGTGTCTGCGACGTTAATGCAGACCTTCGACCTTCCGAAACAACGGCAACTGTGATTCTTCGGTTATACTGGGCGTACGAAGCTCGTTCCGGCTGCTTTAGCATTGCCGTAAATTATGAATAATGATTCGGGCAATTACAGCAGGCGCTATCCGCCGCTTTTGTGGAATCTTTAGTCTGGGTCCCGGGGTTGGGTCATGCATGACGTGGATTCTGCATGGCGGTCCCATGAACCCGGCATGTTGGAAATCCGCCGACGTTCGGTTATTCAACGCGGTTTCAGGGTAACTTGTGATCGACACATTTTGTCGGTTTAATACCGCGATTTCTGTGGTTACCTGTGTTGCCGTCATATATACCGGTAGATCATCTGACCGCACGTCACAATGAACGGATCTTACCTTTTCGCTGCTTTCGCCGCTTTGGTGGCTGTGGCTTCCGCCGCTGCCCATGATAGGAATCTCACTGGCAAGGAAATGGTGGAGAAGGGATCTCCTCGCCTGCTGTTCGCCGGCAACGCCTCCCTTGACCTCTTCGCTGCTGTTGACGAGTCTGTCATCAAGTCCCTTGACAAGTCCAAGGCTAGGCCTAAGGGTATTACCATGAAATCTATTAAGAAGGTTGCTGACAAGATTCTTATCGACACTAAGACCCCTACTGAGCCCTCCGCCAACGCCGCGCGCGCCTACGCTTACTGCGGTGGCAAGGCCGCCTACTTCGGCGTCCTCGGTAAGGATGATTTGGCCGACGAATTCGACAACTACCTTACCTACAACGGCGTTGAAATGAAGACCATCCGCAGGCCGGACATGCACACCAGCCGCCTCTACGCCTTGGCCACCCCTGATGGCATGTACAACAAGTACTACCTGCCCGGTGCCGCCGAGACCCTCACTGTCGACGACTTGGACGAGTCGATCATGGACAAGTTCGACTTCTACGTTGTTAACGGTTTCATGTTGGGTTCCCCTGCCACCGTTGAGTTCACCAACAAGATGGTCGACGCTGCCCTTAGCCGTGGCAAGAAGATCATTACCCTGTTCGCCAACACTGTGTGCGTCAAGAAGTACGGTGATCTCTTGAAGCCCATTGCTGAGAAATCTGCTTACTTGAGTGGTAACCTTGAGGAGTACTTGAGGCTTTACAACTTTGACACTGCGGAGGAGCTCTTCGAGTACTTCGAGGACCTAACCTCTGTTAAGAAGCTCCAGCACAAGACCGTTATTATCACTATGGGAACCAACGGTGCTGTCATTATTTTCCGTGGCAGGCGTTTCGAGATTCCGGCCACTGGCGTtaccctcatcaacaccacTGGTGCTGGTGACTTCTTCGCCGGTGCTATGCTGTACGGTCTTCTCAACGGATACTCTATCTACCAGGCTGGTGAATTCGCTCGCGCTATTGTCGGCGACGTCCTCTCGAAAATGAGCAGGAGGATCGGAGACGGTATTCGCCACCAGATTAACCACATCAAGAATGCTGCCTAAGCGAATATCGAATGCAATAAATGCAGAGTTATAAGGATGTGAACTCTTGTAGCCTTAGTGCGACTGCGTTATAAAAACTGCGTCGTCACATGAGACATTGATGTAAGCATCACATTAAAGGTTGAATTCACAGTGGTCGTACGTGTTGGTCGCTACGATCGCGTGGTTGAACATGCGTTAAAACCACATTAGAATGACTTATTGCTCTTTCGTGATTGTATGGGTCACTGATGGTATAGCTGCTGCGCCCCGTGCGTTGCAATGGCAGTAAGCGTGGCGTTCTGCGTGCTACATCGTATTATAGCCCTATGGCCGTAGAGCTGTGCAGTCTGACAGATTGACGGTCCACATTTAAAGCCACGTGGCGCCGCGATGCACTTGTTCAGCCTTCTAACTACTCAGCTGCTGTAAATGACCAACTCTATGAGCACTCATAGAGCGCGGAATGGTCGCCGTATCACATTGTCACATCTATTTTCCAAATCATGGCCGTTGCTGTTTCACGAGATAGACACTACGTGGCTGCATCTCATGGTCGCCGGCCAGCGTGTGTGGCGGCAGAGCATCGAACGGTGACGCTTGCGGCTGCGGGGCATAACCTGCGCCATACGAGCCGGTCAAAGATTAAACTTTGTTTGTAATATACCCGTATTTGTTTCGTTAGTTAGATCACGGTGTCTGCGACGTTAATGCAGACCTTCGACCTTCCGTAACAACGGCAACTGTGATTCTTCGGTTATACTGGGCGTACGAAGCTCGTTCCGGCTGCTTTAGCATTGCCGTAAATTATGAATAATGATTCGGGCAATTACAGCAGGCGCTATCCGCCGCTTTTGTGGAATCTTTAGTCTGGGTCCCGGGGTTGGGTCATGCATGACGTGGATTCTGCATGGCGGTCGTATGAACTCGGTGTGTTGGCTGCTCGCGACCGCGTGATACTTCCGCTGGGATTCAGCTTGTTTTAATATTTTCATATTTCGTCATTTTAGTGCCGCAATTTCTGTGGTAGCCTTTGTTGCAGTCAAATATATTGGCAGACGATCTGATCGCACATCACAATGAACGCCTCTATCGTCTTCGCAGCCGTCGCTGGCGTCTTCGCCGCGTCGTTCTCTAGCGCTGATGCTTTCCTTTTGAATGGCACTGAGGTCATGGAGGATGGTCCCACCAGCATCCTCTTCGCCGGTGATGCCTTCATGAGCATTGGCGCTCGCGTCAGCAACGAGATTCTCGAGCAGTTCAACACGGCCAGGGACGACAAGACGAAGCCTGTGCACGAGCTCTtcgaggctattgagaccAAGTCCGACATCCTGTACGAGCGCCCCGGTGACCtctccgccaccgccgcacTTGTGTACTCTAAGCTCGGTGGCCAGGTCGGTTTCATCGGCATCGTTGGTGACGACGATATGGGCGACAAGTTCAACGACTACATGGGCGACAACGATGTGGAGGTGCGCACCATCCGCAGGGGCGGCAATTACACCAGCCGGCTTTACTCCCTGGTCGATGAGAACGGCAGCTACAACGTGTTCAAGGCCGTGGGAGCCTGCGACACCGTCTCTGCCGCTGACGTTGACCCCTTCTTGATGGACTACTACGACTTCTTCGCCGTCACCACCGACATGCTCCGCACCGCTGGCCGCACTGGCTTCACTGCCAAGATGGTCGACGCCGCCATCAACCGTGGCCAGAAGATCATCACCATCCTGACGGACGTCGTGTTCGGTGACTACGACTCTGAGATGCTGAAGGTGATTTTGCACAACTCTGAGTACGTCGTCGGCAGCATGGAACAGTTCATTGCCATCTACAAGGTCTCCAGCAGGGACGAGGTGGCTGACATCCTCCACGAGAAGACCTCTGGCGACGAGCCTGACCACGAGGTTATGCTCGTGACCTTGGGCGCTGAAGGTTTCGCGCTCTTCTACGACAGCGAGTACATCTACGTGCCCGCGCCCGAGGTGGCTGTCCAGAGGGCCGACGCCGACGACTACTTCATTGGCGCCATGCTGTACGGTATGCTCAACGGCCGCAAGTTGGCTGAGACCATCCAGTACGCCCGCGCTGTTGTGACGGACGTCTGCTCCGACATTAGCGCGCCCCTGAGCGACAACTTCTACAACCTCATCACCGACATCCCCAGGATCTGAACTCCGCCTCCGCAGAAACGGGGAGTTGCAGCCCTTTACCCAACACCCCAGTAACACGATAGCGGGTGTTGCATACATTATCAACAAGTGTTAGTAAAGCAATCGTGTAGTCACGTCGATCGTTGTTTTCGTGAGGCGCGCTTCGTCGTCACCCCGGGGCGGTCacgagctgctggccgACAAGCAGTGCGATATTACTTGGTGTTGTGTCTGCGTGGCTCCGCGCCACACGCCGGGCACCTCCTCCAGGTCAGCGCCATGTTGGTCCAGCAGCTCAGTGGCCACCGGTTTGCTGGACCATGGCGTCGATGATGTCCCCGTCTTCGATCCCCAGGTCCTCGGCGGTTGCGTCGCCCTTTATGCGGTCGCCGTCGAAGAGGAAGCGCACTGCACAGTGGTTAATCTCGGTTAGGCAAAAGCGTAATTAAAGCAACGCTGCGTGGTACGCGGCGCGGAGACTGACCTGCGTCAGGCGACTGTCCGAGCCTGCTGCAGTAGGTGGTCATGAGCTTCTCGAGCTTGGTCTTCCTCTTGATTTTGAAGTAGACCTCGGAGCCATCCTGCGCGCCGTTAGGCAGTGCAACTAAATCGGCTGCCGCCGCACTGGCGCCGGCGATCTGCGCTTCATCCACTTACCGGCGACCTGACCTTGatctggatgtgctccgaCACACTCGGCTCGCTAGAATCCGCCATGTCAGTCGGTTCTGATGTATTCGATGTCCACCCGtcgcgtgcagcagctaGAAATCAGCGGCAGAGGTCACTTCGCGCGTGCGCCGCTGGAAGATATTGCGCGCTTCCGAGTCCTGATTAGTATCAAGCGAGACCTGCGTTAACACCGGGCGGTAGCCTCGAAAAATGCGCTGTGCTGGTCGCGGCGAATAGGGCGTTCCGCATGGTAGCTGTGTAGGGTGTCCAGCGGGGCGGCGCCTCTCCGCACGGTTCGGAAGCTGTCTACCTGCTTCAGCGCGGCACAAATATTCGGTCGCGCGTCACGTGCCCGGTTGCCTTCCGTGACGGCTGGCTCGTGCCCCGTATGCGTCACCCGTTTACCACGAGCGGCGCGATGGCGCATACTACCAGCGATTCGAAAATTAATTGTAAAATTGCCTTATGCGCGACGAGAGCGCTGTGAGCCGAGCGTCACGGTAGCGCCGGATGTCCTCCGGGCCGGTCATGGCGGCGGTCTTGTCGCATTCCGCGACACGCTTGAGCAGGAACCGCGCGATGCTGGCGTCCCGGAACGTCAGGTGGTCCAGCACGGTGGCTAGGAGGTCCACGTATAGCAGGATGAAGTAGTGGACTATGCCTTCGGGGTCGCCCTTTCTGGCGCGCCCGATGTGCTTCATCAGTTGGCGCGGCAGGCGGGcgccgctgctggcgcGCAGTCCgtgcagcgcctccgcGGGTATGTGTTGCgaatccaccgccgccgaaaCGGCTTGTCGAAAGTCAGGGGAAAAGCAGACCGACAGCTGCGCGACCAGCGCTATCACCACTCTCTTGGCATGCTTAGCGGCGGCCAACGCCTCCACGAACAGCCTGACGATCCCACGCACGCGTGCCGTGGTGTGCTCCGACTCGTAGCCCAGTATAAATCCACGATTTTGGCCTTTGCCGCTCCCGGAGCTCGCCCCGGCCGGCGACACttcgccggcggcggttggGGTCACTGCCCCGTCAGCggcaccaccgccgccgccagttTTATGTTCGCCA
This sequence is a window from Babesia bigemina genome assembly Bbig001, chromosome : I. Protein-coding genes within it:
- a CDS encoding ubiquitin-like protein, putative, with translation MADSSEPSVSEHIQIKVRSPDGSEVYFKIKRKTKLEKLMTTYCSRLGQSPDAVRFLFDGDRIKGDATAEDLGIEDGDIIDAMVQQTGGH
- a CDS encoding Ribokinase like superfamily protein, putative, giving the protein MNGSYLFAAFAALVAVASAAAHDRNLTGKEMVEKGSPRLLFAGNASLDLFAAVDESVIKSLDKSKARPKGITMKSIKKVADKILIDTKTPTEPSANAARAYAYCGGKAAYFGVLGKDDLADEFDNYLTYNGVEMKTIRRPDMHTSRLYALATPDGMYNKYYLPGAAETLTVDDLDESIMDKFDFYVVNGFMLGSPATVEFTNKMVDAALSRGKKIITLFANTVCVKKYGDLLKPIAEKSAYLSGNLEEYLRLYNFDTAEELFEYFEDLTSVKKLQHKTVIITMGTNGAVIIFRGRRFEIPATGVTLINTTGAGDFFAGAMLYGLLNGYSIYQAGEFARAIVGDVLSKMSRRIGDGIRHQINHIKNAA
- a CDS encoding Ribokinase like superfamily protein, putative, yielding MNASIVFAAVAGVFAASFSSADAFLLNGTEVMEDGPTSILFAGDAFMSIGARVSNEILEQFNTARDDKTKPVHELFEAIETKSDILYERPGDLSATAALVYSKLGGQVGFIGIVGDDDMGDKFNDYMGDNDVEVRTIRRGGNYTSRLYSLVDENGSYNVFKAVGACDTVSAADVDPFLMDYYDFFAVTTDMLRTAGRTGFTAKMVDAAINRGQKIITILTDVVFGDYDSEMLKVILHNSEYVVGSMEQFIAIYKVSSRDEVADILHEKTSGDEPDHEVMLVTLGAEGFALFYDSEYIYVPAPEVAVQRADADDYFIGAMLYGMLNGRKLAETIQYARAVVTDVCSDISAPLSDNFYNLITDIPRI